GGTCAGAACTTCGAGGGACGCTTCCGACCCGGCACTGGATGAAGGGATCTCCATCCTGAACGCCTCGTCGTCTATGGCCAGAAGCGTGGAAGGAAGGGTAAGGGAGGATAGGTTCTTGCAGTACATGAACGCCCTTTCCTCTATCATCGACACCCCTTCGGCGATCGAGACTTCCGTGATGTTCCAATTGCCGTAGAACGCCCACGGTGCCACCGATCTCATCTCATATACAATTCCGTCCTTCGTGACGGATGCTGGTATCTCCACCCTGCTGCCGGACATCCAGCCGCACACGTGCGCCGTGTCGTTGACGATGTAATATTTCAGAGAACCGTCCGAATATTCTTCGGTCTGGGACTTTGAACCAGAATATCCGTCCCACGATCCCGAATGCGCGGACAGGTAGTGGGCCGCTGCGCTGCCGAGCGCGCCCTGCCCGATCTCCGGCATGGGCCCCATGAAATAGATGTCGTTCAACTGCATACATCCGCTGAATGCGTTCTTACCGATGACAGTTACCCGTTCTGGTATTATCACCGTCTTGAGATATGTATTCCCGGAGAACGCGGAATCCCCTATCGAAGTCACCTGGTATCCTTCCATGGACGACTGTACGGTAAGGTTTTCCGCCGTGCCCGAGTAGGCGGTGATCTCCGACCAGTAACGCCCGTTCTGCAAGTGCGTCGTGTATTGGTAGGTGCTCTCGTCGAAGGTATTCCATTCGTCGAATGTGGGCTCGGCGGACGATCCCACCGGTTGAAGGGACAGGAGTGCTGTTGCAAGGAGCAATGCTGCAGCTAACACCGCCATCTTACGCATTTTCTTTTTCGTCCCCCTGCAACGGATCCCCTTCCTGCGCCAGGGGCTTCGACCATCTGGGTTTTACGAAGGACATTGCCAGCAGCGTCGCCACGGCCGCGACCATGATGATCGAGAGGATCGCGATCCATGTGCTGCCTGAACTCTCGAATCCTTCGATGCTGTAGTAGACGGTTGCGTTTATGGTGTTCGTTGAATCGTTCACGAACCACAGCGGGTACACGCCGTTCTCTTCAATGTCCACCGTCACCTCGTACGTCCCTGTCTCTGCATCGTACTTTGCCAGCCTGGCTATGTTCTCTCCATCGAAGTATGCTGTCATCTTCGCCGGCTTGGTCGACCATTTGATAATCGCCGTCGAGCCCTTCATGAAGAAATGCTGTATGCTATCCACACCCACGAATTTCTCGAACGTCAGCTGAAGGTATCCCTCAAATAACGTCCCGGAGAAATTATAGAATTCGAGTATCACCTCGTATCCGTTGGCATAGGTTTCCGAACTGAAGAAATACGCTGCCACTCGGTCCCCTTTCTGTATGACGGCGAAGTCGTGGGCCGGCAGGAACACCGACGTCTCCCCGTTCACGTACCTGAGGAACTCCTTGTGGTTGTCTGAACCCACTATGAAGAAGTAGTAGGAGTTCTCTTCATATGAGGGAAGTGTGCCCAAACTTATGAACTCTGAACAGTAGACATTCTTCACGTTCATCTGTTTCTGGTTCTGTACGTCCGTCGCTCCCTCCGAATAAGGTGAGAAGCATACCGTCAGCATCGTTAGCGTCATTATCACTGCTAGCGCCGGCACGGTTCTTTTCATCATATCTCCCTACTCCTTGTCTTGGACATCCCTATCAGAAGGAACAATACGCCGCAAATAAGACTGGCCGTTGCCGCAAGCGGGACAGATGCGGTCATTTGGACATCGATATTGGTAAGCAACAACGATACGGACAGCGTCTGGTCGGACCCCAGAGACGCAAGTGCGAGGTCCCCGGCGAAGCTCGGCACGTATCCCACGAGATCCCCGAACCCCCCTGCGTCCGCCATTATCAGAGTGAATGCGGGTATCATGATGAATATCAGTACGAAGGGGAACATCGTGGAACCGTGGGACATGAATGCACTAAGCCCGTATGCGATGCTGCAGAATGCGAAACTCCCCGCAATGCTCAGAAGCATCGCCTCCCCTATGGCCGCCGAACTCACGGAATCGTATCCTGCAAACGTGGCCATCAATATGGACACCGCGAACGCCGACAGGATCGTTGCCAATACCAATGCGTATCCCGCGAGGAACTTGCCCAGATAGAATGTCATCCTGGACTGCGGCAACGGGAAGTTCAGATACGCCGTGCGGTACCTGAACTCAGAGGGCAACATGGACCCGCATATCATACATGAGATCAGGGCCATCATCACCGGCAGCAAACCCAGGCATATGGCGACGTATGTCTCTCCCGTATCGCCGATCTCCTCGCGGATGGGATTGATTATGGCGCTGTCAAGTACGCCGGAATATATCAAGACGGGGATAAGGGCCACGAATACGATCATCAGGATCGGCAGATAGCTCTTTGTGAAGAGCTTCATCTGGCTCAGGAAGACGGTCCAAAGTTGCCCTGCCTTGTTGGTTAATTCATATTTCTCGTCTCTTTGCTTGTTCGCTCCATAATTGTCATACACATTCTCTTCCATTCGGCCGAACATGTCGGACATGTTAATTCCGGGCAGCTTCATTCGACGTTTACCTCCCCTTCGGTCAGTTCCATATACAGCTGCTCTATATCCAACCCCTTCTCGTTCATTGCCATCAGCCTCAGGCCATGTTCCTGAACGATGTCGACCACCCTGGACTGATCGTCGGTGGAGCCGCAAAAATCAAGCCTTACCTCATAATCCCCCATGAGGTTCACGGACCTGACCCCCGTGCTTGCGGATATGTCTTTTATAAATGTCTGTGTCATCGGTTTTACGGTGCGTACACTTAGCTCCACCCTTCCCTTGGACCTGTCCACATAATCTTTGATGAGCTTGTTGACATCACCGGAAGCTATCAGCTTCCCGTTCCTGATCATGCTGACAGATCCGCACATCTCTGACACTTCCTTCAGCATGTGCGTGCTTATGAGCATCGCGCGGTCCCTTCTCTTAAGTTCGGAAAGGACCGCACGCATCTCGATCATCCCTCGGGGGTCCAGACCGGAGGTGGGTTCATCGAGTATCAATATGCTGGGGTTGGAGATCATGGATTGGGCTAGCACGGTCCTCTGCCTCATCCCCTTGGAGAATTTGCTCAGAGGTTTGTCGCGCCATTCCCACATCTTCACCTCTTCCAGCACATCCCTGGACCTTATGGCGATCTCCCGCTCATTGAGCCCATAGATCCTTCCAACATACTGCAACGCCTCGGAAGGCGTGAATGACGCATAGAACTCTGGTGTCTCGATGACACACCCCACTTCCGAAAGCGCGGTGCGATGGTCGGATATATCCTGACCGTTTATCATCACTGTGCCTTGCGTGGGCCATATTAGGCCAGTGATCATCTTCAGCGTCGTGCTCTTTCCCGAGCCGTTCGGACCGAGCAGACCCATGAACTCTCCTCTGCGCACATTCATGCTCAGATCGTCCACCGCCGTAAACGACCCGAACCTCTTGACCAGCCCACGTGCCTCTATAGCGCATCCTTCGTCCATCCGAACACCTCACAGGCCCCAGTTCATATCATCAGGAGTCTGCCACGGGGTCGGAGGGTTGCCTCCGGCCGACTTGGACCCGTGACCTATTCCGATGTACATGTCCGAAGTTATCGACAGCTCCGAGAGATTGCATGATTCCCACGCAGTCCCGTTCCACATAAGGGAATGGAGTTGCGACCCTACGTTGCCGATCCTGTTTATCGTGCCGCTGGCATCGTTGTATCCTATCATCACATTGTTGCCGAACGCCCTTTTGCACGCATCCCTGAACGCATCGGCCATTGTTCCCCCGTATCCCGTCACCCAGTATCCGTCAGCCACGAATCTGTCCGTCTGTGAAGAATACGGTTGCGATTTGACGGCCGGAGGGTCATTGTTGTAGTTGTCGTAGAAATAGAATTTAACGCCGGTGCCGGTCCCCGGTTCCTTGGACTCCCCGAAATACCACTGTATGTCATCAGGGGTCTGCCACGGGGCCGGAGGGTTGCCTCCGCTACCCCCGGACCATCTCCCATGACCTATGGCCATGTACTTTACTTTGTACGTCTCCGTACTTCCGAGCCATATATCCGAGGTCCACTTTCCTCCTGCCCACCCTATGTGTGCATAATTGCCATCCGTCGTGTTGGCCCACCCACCCAGACCGTCGCCGGTCATGACGACATCGATGCCTGCCCGTTCACATGCATCCTTGAAGCATTCTGTCTTGGTGTCGCCGTATCCTTTGACCCAGAATCCGTTGGCCAGATGTGTGTTTTCAGCGAGCAGCCCCGACTTTTGGTCATATTCGTAGTTGTCGTAGAAGAAGAAACTGATGTAGCCGCCCTCAGTTTCGCCTTTCCCAACGTTTTCCCCCTCGCCGCCATCGTCACTGAGATACACATAGGCCAGCGACGAGGCCGCTATCACCACGACCGCCAGAATCGCGAAGAGCTTTGAAGTGTTAGCATTCATTTTGATCATCTCCTCCCATTTGTTCGGATGTCGTATTATCCTCTCCGTTTTGACATTAAACGCTCCGCTACGATAAGGGCCGCGGAGAACAGCACTATCCCGATCGCCAAGAGGGTAGTGTTCCCTCTGACCTCTTCCAGCAGACCCACCGGCCTGACCTCTGAGTCGTAATATGACAACGTTGTGAACTTCCCGGCATAACGGTCCATGAAGCCTGCCGGGAAGACGGAATACACTCTCAGACTGCCCCACTTATCCACATCGCCAAGGTAGAACGAGTTATACCCCATGCTGGGCGGTTGACTCCCTTCGAAGAACACCATCTTCAAATTCACGCAACCGGAGAAGGCCTCGCTTCCGATGGATGCGACCTTCTTTGGTATCTTTATCGATGTGATGTACTTGTTGCCATAGAACGCCCCGCTGCCTATGCCCTTCAGGTTCTCGCTCATGACCACCTCCGATATCGAGGTGTATTGGAAGACCCCACCCCGGATATACTCGATCGTGTTGGGCATAACATACTGTCCCGATTTCCCGGCGGGGATGAGAACGATGTCCCGCATGTTCTTCGTGTATACTATGTTCCCCACGGAAGTCAGCTGAGTGTTTTCGGGGTCCACGTTGACCTCCCTCAGCTTTCCGTAAGCGAAGAGTTCCGTGCTTATCGAGACAACTCCTGTGCCCAGGTCCAGAACCTCCAGGTTCCTGTCCAACATGTTGTCTGTTATCGCCGTTATTCCATTACCGATCTTCACATATTTCGCGGAAATGCCCTTCTCCTCTATGCTCTTGACACTGTTCGGAACTGTGACAGAGTCCAAGCAGATGGCCATCTTTCCTATTGACAGGACCGTATTGGATATCACAAGTTCCTGAAGGTTCGTGTCCCAGAAGACAAGGTCCCCTATGCTGATGACATACCTTGGCACCTCATACACGGGATCCATCCTTCCGGGAGGATATGCAACGAGCTCTACCATTCCCTTTGTAAACAGAACACCTTCGTAACTCTCAAAGAACTGGTTCCCTTCATCGACATAGATATTAAGAAGGGACGAACCCGTGAAGGCCGTTGTAACGGTATCCCATTCAGTGAAAAAATAAGCGAAGTTCTTAGGCAGGGTTATCGATTTCAG
The nucleotide sequence above comes from Methanomassiliicoccus luminyensis B10. Encoded proteins:
- a CDS encoding ABC transporter permease, which produces MKLPGINMSDMFGRMEENVYDNYGANKQRDEKYELTNKAGQLWTVFLSQMKLFTKSYLPILMIVFVALIPVLIYSGVLDSAIINPIREEIGDTGETYVAICLGLLPVMMALISCMICGSMLPSEFRYRTAYLNFPLPQSRMTFYLGKFLAGYALVLATILSAFAVSILMATFAGYDSVSSAAIGEAMLLSIAGSFAFCSIAYGLSAFMSHGSTMFPFVLIFIMIPAFTLIMADAGGFGDLVGYVPSFAGDLALASLGSDQTLSVSLLLTNIDVQMTASVPLAATASLICGVLFLLIGMSKTRSREI
- a CDS encoding ABC transporter ATP-binding protein, yielding MDEGCAIEARGLVKRFGSFTAVDDLSMNVRRGEFMGLLGPNGSGKSTTLKMITGLIWPTQGTVMINGQDISDHRTALSEVGCVIETPEFYASFTPSEALQYVGRIYGLNEREIAIRSRDVLEEVKMWEWRDKPLSKFSKGMRQRTVLAQSMISNPSILILDEPTSGLDPRGMIEMRAVLSELKRRDRAMLISTHMLKEVSEMCGSVSMIRNGKLIASGDVNKLIKDYVDRSKGRVELSVRTVKPMTQTFIKDISASTGVRSVNLMGDYEVRLDFCGSTDDQSRVVDIVQEHGLRLMAMNEKGLDIEQLYMELTEGEVNVE
- a CDS encoding leucine-rich repeat domain-containing protein, which encodes MGKEKMFIVVAAVLFAALISLNTSFASGDVAAEVTDSGRAGQKATWAYESDTKTLTIKGEGSTYDFKQGGAYGLPGWRDLSVETVTVETGITGLGGNIFAYNPEIKTVTLPDGLLTIGESAFSGTSIMSIDLPDSIVSIGNSAFSMTMLTSIILPPKMTTIGSNAFSGTALNVLEIPSNVTTIGSGAFSGTKLVSLTIPSNVNIIGAGAFSGISTLETLNIEEGVNRIENGAFSGTTMRTITVPNSVVSLGSSVFSGCTGLEKAVIGDGVSMINTGLFGGCTALTDVTFGDGVTGMDTDVFPRTTSLKSITLPKNFAYFFTEWDTVTTAFTGSSLLNIYVDEGNQFFESYEGVLFTKGMVELVAYPPGRMDPVYEVPRYVISIGDLVFWDTNLQELVISNTVLSIGKMAICLDSVTVPNSVKSIEEKGISAKYVKIGNGITAITDNMLDRNLEVLDLGTGVVSISTELFAYGKLREVNVDPENTQLTSVGNIVYTKNMRDIVLIPAGKSGQYVMPNTIEYIRGGVFQYTSISEVVMSENLKGIGSGAFYGNKYITSIKIPKKVASIGSEAFSGCVNLKMVFFEGSQPPSMGYNSFYLGDVDKWGSLRVYSVFPAGFMDRYAGKFTTLSYYDSEVRPVGLLEEVRGNTTLLAIGIVLFSAALIVAERLMSKRRG